The Oxyura jamaicensis isolate SHBP4307 breed ruddy duck chromosome 28, BPBGC_Ojam_1.0, whole genome shotgun sequence genome contains a region encoding:
- the LOC118179271 gene encoding tyrosine-protein kinase ZAP-70, producing MPDAAAHLPFYYGSIARSEAEEYLKLAGMSDGLFLLRQCLRSLGGYVLSMVCNLQFYHYAIERQMNGTYAIAGGKAHCGPEELCEFYSKDADGLCCTLRKPCNRPSGMEPQPGVFDSMRDNMVREYVRQTWRLEGDALEQAIISQAPQVEKLIATTAHERMPWYHGNISRDEAERRLYSGAQPDGKFLLREKKENGCYALSLVYGKTVYHYRIDQDKSGKYSIPEGTKFDTLWQLVEYLKLKPDGLIFALRESCPNPSMPASAAPVPPTHPSVSRHLGALNADGYTPEPVGKSRLLPMDTSVYESPYSDPEELKDKKLFLKRDHLMIDEVELGAGNFGCVKKGVYKMRKKQIDVAIKVLKSNNEKTVRDEMMTEAQIMHQLDNPYIVRMIGVCEAESLMLVMEMASGGPLNKFLSSKKDEITVSNIVELMHQVSMGMKYLEEKNFVHRDLAARNVLLVNQHYAKISDFGLSKALGADDSYYKARTAGKWPLKWYAPECILYHKFSSKSDVWSYGVTMWEAFSYGQKPYKKMKGPEVISFIEQGKRMDCPTDCPAEMYTLMQQCWTYRWEERPGFISVENTIRAYYYSIATKTENGPETEDKSKAALP from the exons ATGCCggatgctgctgctcacctgccCTTTTACTATGGCAGCATTGCCAGGTCGGAAGCAGAGGAGTACCTCAAGCTGGCAGGCATGTCGGATGGGCTGTTCCTGCTGCGGCAATGCCTGCGCAGTCTGGGGGGGTATGTCCTCTCCATGGTATGCAACCTGCAGTTTTATCATTACGCCATTGAGCGCCAGATGAACGGTACCTACGCTATTGCGGGGGGCAAAGCACACTGTGGGCCAGAGGAGCTATGCGAGTTTTACTCCAAGGATGCCGATGGGCTCTGCTGCACCCTCCGCAAGCCCTGCAACCGCCCCAGCGGCATGGAGCCCCAGCCTGGTGTCTTCGACAGCATGAGGGACAATATGGTGCGCGAGTACGTCCGGCAGACATGGAGACTAGAG GGGGATGCACTTGAACAGGCCATCATAAGCCAGGCTCCACAGGTGGAAAAGCTCATTGCCACCACGGCCCATGAGAGGATGCCCTGGTACCACGGTAACATCAGCCGGGATGAAGCTGAACGGAGGCTCTACTCTGGGGCACAACCTGATGGGAAGTTCCT gctgagagaaaaaaaggaaaacggCTGTTACGCTCTCTCCCTTGTCTACGGCAAAACAGTGTATCACTATCGGATAGACCAGGACAAGTCCGGCAAGTACTCCATCCCCGAGGGAACCAAGTTTGACACGCTCTGGCAG CTGGTGGAGTATTTGAAACTCAAACCAGATGGTCTGATTTTCGCCCTGAGGGAAAGCTGCCCCAACCCCAGCATGCCAG CCTCTGCAGCACCGGTTCCACCAACCCACCCCTCTGTGAGC agaCACCTTGGGGCTCTCAATGCAGATGGATACACGCCAGAGCCTGTAG GAAAGTCACGCTTGCTACCCATGGACACCAGTGTCTATGAGAGCCCGTACAGTGACCCTGAGGAACTGAAGGATAAGAAACTCTTCCTGAAGAGGGACCACCTGATGATTGATGAAGTGGAACTGGGGGCAGGAAACTTTGGCTGCGTCAAGAAAGGAGTCTACAAAATGAGAAA AAAGCAGATCGATGTGGCCATCAAGGTGCTGAAGAGCAACAATGAGAAAACAGTGAGGGATGAAATGATGACGGAAGCCCAGATCATGCATCAACTGGACAACCCGTACATTGTCCGCATGATTGGGGTCTGCGAGGCAGAGTCCCTGATGCTTGTGATGGAGATGGCTTCTGGAGGACCACTCAACAAGTTCTTGTCTTCCAAGAA AGACGAGATTACAGTCAGCAATATTGTGGAGCTGATGCATCAAGTATCCATGGGGATGAAgtacttggaggaaaaaaactttGTCCACAGGGACCTGGCAGCCAGAAATGTCCTGCTGGTCAACCAACATTATGCCAAGATCAGTGACTTCGGACTCTCCAAGGCTCTTGGTGCTGACGATAGCTACTACAAG GCCAGGACAGCAGGAAAGTGGCCCTTGAAATGGTACGCCCCAGAGTGCATCCTCTATCACAAGTTCTCCAGCAAGAGTGATGTATGGAGCTATGGTGTGACCATGTGGGAGGCCTTCAGCTATGGGCAGAAACCGTACAAG AAAATGAAAGGCCCAGAGGTTATTAGCTTCATAGAGCAAGGAAAGCGCATGGACTGCCCCACGGACTGTCCGGCAGAGATGTACACCCTCATGCAGCAATGCTGGACCTACAG ATGGGAAGAGCGTCCAGgatttatttctgtggaaaacacaATCCGTGCCTACTACTACAGTATTGCTACCAAGACAGAAAATGGTCCAGAGACAGAGGATAAATCAAAAGCAGCTCTTCCTTGA